The following are encoded together in the Capsulimonas corticalis genome:
- a CDS encoding ATP-binding protein, with protein MTASDNAAFPLIIHCFGPMRVFVEGTPLPRLRSRKALWLLALLTLRHGRAVEREWLAGTLWPDMDQSQASTSLRPVLSELRQALGAQGARVQSPSRQTLLLDLEGAQADVVIFDAAIAGRRLPALEQAVHLYQGALLEGCAEEWVYQERALRERGCLHALQTLAEHALTAGDYEGAANLYRRAIEIDPMWDTAQRGLMEALAQAGDSNAALQVYRKFVDLLRSDPKALPDEKTSALYAKLRREVRQRAISPLEPKAAPPPRLINGALPHALTELIGREDERADVAAKLRRARLVTLTGLGGIGKTRLAIEVARDVLPEYPDGVWLASLESISDGKLVCARIAAVLDLQEEQNRTMLESLTDHLRRKRLLLVLDNCEHVLAACVQVAAHLLRECANVRILATSRESLGLTGEAAWTVPSLATPDPDHLPQGRSALVRVLMGYESVRLFVERAQAAQQSFSLTGTNAMTMARVSSLLEGIPLAIELAASRVNAMTIEQIEARLHDHRGLLTGGSRTALSRQQTLRSTLDWSYGLLGDQDRLLLARVSVFAGGWTLEAAEAVCSGHGIASEQIQDLLISLVEKSLVAFTDQPEDAGGRYRLLEMVRQYAAGKRDALGETEAIKDRHTDWFLALAEAAEPELRGAEQGQWLRRVESEHDNLRAALARIADDPQATETDLRLSGALWRFWYVRGYYREGRRNLERALARPASHIFPSARAKGLWGAGNLAYSQGEHTLARGIYEEALGIYRALGDQQGVAKILFNLANVAHYQGEADAAQASYHEALAISRALDDKVGIATALIPLGHAAQRQGDYALARSYFEECLGIRRELRDSMGLAALLEDLGNLNYAQGHYDAAWSLHDEALEIRRSLGYKRAISSSLSALGLTARARDEDELARALFAESLEIRRELGDKPAIASTLARIAEMEVSSGDYGAAQALYEESEELYRQSGFRLDAAAALCGLGDVSRLQGDAVTAWARYADSLKIFRDLPAPDNAVSSLRGMAAVAQAQAYPAKAVRLWGAIDSAKAPAFTEMPPRDREEHDRMVASARIALGEETFASLWREGAVLSWEEVMDYALEKPDPPSAASHNAISPL; from the coding sequence ATGACTGCATCTGACAACGCCGCTTTTCCGCTTATCATTCATTGCTTCGGCCCCATGCGCGTCTTTGTCGAGGGGACGCCGCTGCCGCGCCTGCGCTCTCGGAAGGCGCTCTGGCTGCTCGCCCTGCTCACCCTCCGTCACGGACGCGCCGTCGAACGCGAGTGGCTCGCCGGGACTCTGTGGCCGGATATGGACCAGAGCCAGGCGTCCACGAGCCTGCGTCCGGTGCTGAGCGAGCTCCGCCAGGCGCTCGGCGCGCAGGGCGCGCGCGTGCAGTCCCCCAGCCGGCAGACGCTCCTGCTGGATCTCGAAGGCGCGCAGGCGGATGTCGTCATTTTCGACGCCGCGATCGCCGGCCGCAGGCTTCCCGCGCTGGAGCAAGCCGTCCATCTCTATCAGGGAGCGCTTCTGGAAGGCTGCGCCGAGGAGTGGGTCTATCAGGAGCGCGCCCTTCGAGAGCGCGGCTGCCTGCACGCGCTGCAAACGCTGGCGGAGCACGCCCTGACGGCCGGCGACTACGAAGGCGCCGCCAATCTTTATCGGCGGGCGATCGAGATCGATCCGATGTGGGATACGGCGCAGCGCGGTCTCATGGAGGCGCTTGCGCAGGCCGGCGACAGCAACGCCGCCCTCCAGGTCTATCGCAAATTCGTCGATCTGCTGCGAAGCGACCCCAAAGCGCTTCCCGACGAGAAAACCAGCGCGCTCTACGCCAAACTGCGCAGGGAAGTCCGGCAGCGCGCCATTTCGCCGCTGGAGCCGAAGGCCGCGCCGCCCCCGCGCCTCATCAACGGCGCCCTCCCGCACGCGCTCACCGAGCTGATCGGGCGTGAGGACGAGCGCGCCGATGTCGCCGCCAAGCTGCGCCGCGCGCGGCTGGTGACGCTGACGGGACTGGGCGGCATCGGCAAGACTCGCCTGGCGATTGAAGTGGCCCGCGACGTCCTGCCCGAGTATCCCGACGGCGTGTGGCTGGCGTCGCTGGAATCGATCTCCGACGGAAAGCTCGTGTGCGCGCGGATCGCGGCGGTCCTCGACCTGCAAGAGGAGCAGAACCGCACCATGCTGGAGAGCCTGACGGACCACCTGCGCCGCAAGCGTCTGCTGCTCGTGCTGGATAACTGCGAGCATGTGCTGGCGGCGTGCGTGCAGGTCGCCGCGCATCTGCTGCGCGAGTGCGCCAATGTGCGGATCCTCGCCACGAGCCGCGAGTCGCTCGGACTGACCGGCGAGGCCGCCTGGACAGTGCCGTCGCTGGCCACTCCAGACCCCGATCATCTTCCACAAGGACGAAGCGCCCTGGTGCGCGTGCTCATGGGATACGAGAGCGTGCGCTTATTCGTCGAGCGGGCGCAGGCCGCGCAGCAAAGCTTCTCGCTGACCGGGACCAACGCCATGACCATGGCGCGCGTGAGCTCGCTGCTTGAGGGCATCCCGCTCGCCATTGAGCTGGCCGCCTCCCGCGTCAACGCGATGACGATCGAGCAGATCGAAGCGCGTCTGCACGACCATCGCGGGCTTCTGACGGGCGGCAGCCGCACCGCGCTTTCACGCCAGCAGACGTTGCGCTCGACCCTCGACTGGTCGTACGGGCTGCTCGGCGACCAGGACCGCCTGCTGCTCGCGCGCGTGTCGGTCTTCGCGGGAGGATGGACATTGGAAGCGGCGGAGGCCGTCTGCTCTGGACATGGGATCGCCTCGGAACAGATCCAGGATCTGCTGATCTCGCTGGTGGAGAAGTCCCTTGTCGCGTTTACGGACCAGCCGGAAGACGCGGGCGGACGCTATCGGCTGCTGGAGATGGTGCGGCAGTACGCGGCCGGCAAGCGGGACGCGTTGGGAGAGACGGAGGCGATTAAGGACCGCCACACGGACTGGTTCCTGGCCCTCGCGGAAGCGGCGGAGCCGGAGCTGCGCGGCGCGGAGCAGGGCCAGTGGCTGCGCCGCGTCGAATCCGAGCACGACAATCTGCGCGCGGCGCTGGCCCGGATCGCGGACGATCCACAGGCGACGGAGACGGACCTGCGGCTGTCCGGCGCGCTGTGGCGATTCTGGTATGTGCGCGGCTACTATCGGGAAGGCCGGCGCAACCTGGAGCGCGCACTGGCGCGTCCGGCATCGCACATCTTCCCATCGGCGCGCGCGAAGGGGCTTTGGGGAGCGGGCAACCTGGCGTACAGCCAGGGAGAGCACACGCTGGCGCGCGGAATCTATGAAGAAGCCCTGGGGATTTACCGCGCGCTCGGCGACCAGCAGGGGGTCGCGAAGATCCTGTTCAACCTGGCGAACGTCGCGCATTACCAGGGCGAGGCGGACGCCGCGCAGGCAAGTTATCACGAAGCCCTCGCGATCTCCCGCGCGCTGGACGACAAAGTCGGGATCGCCACCGCGCTCATCCCCCTGGGACACGCCGCCCAGCGTCAGGGCGACTATGCGCTCGCGCGCTCGTATTTCGAGGAGTGCCTGGGCATCCGCCGCGAGCTGCGGGACTCGATGGGGCTGGCCGCCCTTCTTGAAGACCTCGGCAATCTGAACTACGCGCAGGGCCATTACGATGCGGCGTGGTCGCTCCACGACGAAGCCCTGGAGATCCGCAGAAGTCTGGGATACAAACGCGCCATCAGCTCGTCGCTCAGCGCCCTCGGGCTCACGGCGCGCGCCCGCGACGAGGATGAACTCGCACGCGCCCTGTTTGCGGAAAGCCTGGAGATTCGGCGAGAGCTGGGAGACAAGCCCGCGATCGCAAGCACGCTGGCGCGCATCGCGGAGATGGAAGTTTCCAGCGGCGACTACGGCGCGGCGCAGGCGTTATACGAAGAAAGCGAAGAACTGTATCGTCAAAGCGGATTCCGTCTGGACGCCGCCGCCGCGCTTTGCGGCCTGGGCGACGTATCGCGCTTACAAGGCGACGCCGTCACGGCGTGGGCGCGCTACGCGGACAGCCTGAAGATCTTCCGGGACCTTCCAGCCCCGGACAATGCGGTATCAAGTCTGCGGGGCATGGCCGCCGTGGCGCAGGCGCAGGCGTATCCCGCAAAGGCCGTTCGCCTCTGGGGAGCCATCGATTCGGCGAAAGCTCCCGCATTCACCGAAATGCCGCCTCGCGACCGCGAAGAACACGACCGTATGGTCGCCAGCGCCCGCATCGCTCTCGGCGAAGAAACATTCGCTTCCCTCTGGCGCGAAGGAGCCGTCCTGAGCTGGGAGGAAGTCATGGATTATGCGCTGGAGAAGCCGGACCCGCCATCGGCGGCGTCCCATAACGCAATCTCGCCTTTGTGA
- a CDS encoding alpha/beta hydrolase: MRANNAVKNVVLVHGPFADGSIWRKVISRLQEGGYYVTAVQLPLTSLKEDVAITRHIVSMQHGSVILVGHSYGGAVITEAGDEANVAGLVYIAAFAPDEGETLGDLIHRYATAPGFGHLRTDDHGFTWIVTEAFPQYFAGDIPDAEARVLAAVQHPWKVPGNRIVQPSWRSKPSWFQISEDDLMINPDLQRFLSQRMGAKTTSLVSSHAAMVSHPEETAQCIIEAAQSAQTKKSTRRTP; this comes from the coding sequence ATGAGGGCGAACAATGCTGTCAAAAACGTCGTGCTGGTGCATGGCCCCTTCGCCGATGGATCGATCTGGAGAAAGGTCATCTCTCGGCTTCAGGAAGGCGGGTATTACGTCACCGCCGTCCAGCTGCCGCTGACTTCTCTGAAAGAAGATGTGGCGATCACCCGTCACATCGTCAGCATGCAGCATGGCTCCGTCATTTTGGTCGGCCACTCTTATGGAGGGGCCGTCATTACCGAGGCTGGCGACGAGGCGAATGTCGCCGGTCTGGTTTATATCGCCGCCTTTGCGCCGGACGAGGGGGAAACGCTGGGAGATCTCATCCATCGATACGCGACGGCGCCGGGGTTCGGTCACCTGCGCACCGACGATCACGGGTTCACCTGGATCGTGACGGAGGCCTTTCCCCAGTACTTCGCGGGCGACATCCCGGACGCGGAGGCGCGGGTGCTGGCGGCCGTGCAGCATCCCTGGAAGGTCCCCGGCAATCGGATCGTGCAGCCGTCATGGCGCTCCAAGCCCTCCTGGTTCCAAATCTCGGAAGACGATCTGATGATTAACCCCGACCTGCAAAGGTTTTTGTCGCAGCGCATGGGCGCGAAAACAACCTCGCTCGTATCCAGCCACGCCGCCATGGTCTCCCATCCGGAGGAGACGGCGCAATGCATTATCGAAGCCGCCCAATCGGCTCAGACCAAGAAAAGCACAAGGAGAACACCATGA
- a CDS encoding alpha/beta fold hydrolase, whose amino-acid sequence MNRMTKITIGLTAVTAAFASAHTVQAAAPVPAEKPVIVLVHGAFADGSSWSKVIPILQKDGYTVIAVQNPLTSVADDVATTKRVIDAQKGPVVAVGHSYGGVVITGAADGAANVKALVYLAAYAPDAGEPLGVLNDKFGPSQLATALAPDAAGFLYVDRAKFHEVFCKDVPDTEASIMWATQKPLAAATFQQSVTGAAWKTIPSWYLVSSDDHAINPDLERFMAQRIGAKTSEIKASHVAFISHPKEIAKLIEEAATSPLK is encoded by the coding sequence ATGAACCGAATGACCAAAATCACCATCGGCCTGACAGCCGTCACCGCCGCGTTCGCGTCCGCGCACACCGTCCAGGCCGCCGCCCCGGTCCCGGCGGAAAAGCCCGTGATCGTGCTCGTCCACGGCGCCTTCGCCGACGGCTCCAGCTGGTCGAAGGTCATCCCGATCTTACAGAAAGACGGCTATACCGTGATCGCCGTCCAGAACCCATTGACGTCGGTGGCCGACGATGTCGCGACGACCAAGCGTGTGATCGACGCCCAGAAGGGCCCCGTGGTCGCCGTCGGCCATTCCTACGGCGGCGTGGTGATCACGGGGGCGGCGGACGGCGCCGCGAACGTCAAGGCGCTGGTGTACCTGGCCGCGTACGCGCCGGACGCCGGCGAGCCGCTAGGCGTCCTGAACGACAAGTTCGGCCCATCGCAGCTCGCTACGGCGCTCGCGCCCGACGCCGCCGGCTTCCTTTATGTCGACCGGGCGAAGTTCCACGAGGTGTTCTGCAAGGACGTTCCGGACACGGAGGCGAGCATCATGTGGGCGACGCAAAAACCGCTGGCCGCCGCCACGTTCCAGCAGTCCGTCACGGGCGCGGCCTGGAAGACGATCCCTTCGTGGTACCTGGTGTCCTCGGACGATCACGCCATCAACCCCGATCTGGAGCGGTTTATGGCCCAGCGGATCGGCGCGAAGACCTCCGAGATCAAGGCGAGCCATGTGGCGTTTATCTCCCACCCCAAGGAGATCGCCAAGCTGATCGAAGAGGCGGCGACGTCACCTCTGAAATAG
- the wrbA gene encoding NAD(P)H:quinone oxidoreductase has translation MTAVKVLIAFYSRNGSTEALAQAIAEGAQAEGAEVRLRRVRDFVAEEVIQSVPGWAANRDRMHAQYEAPTGGDAEWADAIVFGSPTRFGNVSSELKSFVDSLGGLWFQGKLNGKVGSAFCSTSTRHGGNESTNITMFNFMAHLGLIVVPLGYADPAMFRGAGTPYGASSVSGQDNTPPSEDDLEVARYQGRRTAKVARLLSAAE, from the coding sequence ATGACCGCAGTGAAAGTTCTGATCGCGTTTTATTCTCGTAACGGCTCGACCGAGGCGCTCGCGCAGGCCATTGCCGAGGGCGCCCAGGCGGAAGGAGCCGAAGTGCGGCTACGCCGCGTTCGTGATTTCGTCGCTGAGGAAGTGATTCAGAGTGTGCCGGGATGGGCGGCCAACCGCGACCGCATGCACGCTCAGTACGAAGCGCCGACCGGGGGAGACGCCGAATGGGCCGACGCAATCGTCTTTGGATCCCCGACCCGGTTCGGCAATGTCAGCTCCGAACTGAAATCGTTTGTAGACAGCCTGGGCGGTCTGTGGTTCCAGGGCAAGCTGAACGGCAAAGTCGGCTCGGCCTTTTGCTCGACATCGACCCGGCACGGCGGCAATGAAAGTACGAATATCACGATGTTCAACTTCATGGCCCACCTCGGACTGATCGTTGTTCCGCTCGGCTACGCCGACCCCGCCATGTTCCGCGGCGCCGGAACGCCGTACGGAGCGAGCAGCGTGTCCGGCCAGGACAACACTCCGCCGTCGGAAGACGATCTGGAAGTCGCCCGTTACCAGGGACGCCGCACGGCGAAGGTGGCGCGGCTGCTGAGCGCCGCGGAATAG
- a CDS encoding PP2C family protein-serine/threonine phosphatase: protein MKTPDDRDRRIADCLQRVLLRTSLQELTPNLTLEAYYEAVMEEAAVGGDSFDAFPLDGGRVALMVGDASGKGLGAAERIAEVRFALRAFLREHVDPCRALACLNDFVCDAHRLGKREDSAFVTLTLVALNSLSGEMICLCAGGEPPLILRAGGAVEMAQVQGMALGFLRDQEYSYARLRLDPGDMVLLVTDGLTEARAPQAGLRPRARTFLGVEGIARLARQAQDPRAPLETIGQSIFDGARAFAGGAFHDDACLLLARREN from the coding sequence TTGAAGACCCCTGACGACCGAGACCGCCGGATCGCGGACTGTTTGCAGCGCGTGCTTTTGCGGACATCGCTTCAGGAACTGACGCCCAATCTCACCCTGGAAGCGTATTACGAGGCCGTGATGGAAGAAGCGGCGGTCGGCGGCGACAGCTTCGACGCATTTCCCCTTGACGGCGGACGCGTCGCGCTGATGGTCGGCGACGCATCCGGCAAGGGGCTGGGGGCGGCGGAGCGGATTGCCGAGGTCCGCTTCGCGCTCCGCGCGTTTCTGCGCGAGCATGTGGATCCCTGCCGGGCGCTCGCTTGTCTCAACGACTTTGTCTGCGACGCCCATCGTCTGGGAAAGCGCGAGGACAGCGCGTTTGTCACGCTGACTCTGGTGGCGCTGAACAGTCTTTCGGGGGAGATGATCTGTCTATGCGCCGGCGGCGAACCGCCGCTGATCCTGCGCGCCGGCGGCGCGGTCGAAATGGCGCAAGTCCAGGGAATGGCGCTGGGTTTCCTGCGCGACCAGGAGTACTCCTACGCGCGCCTGCGCCTGGATCCGGGCGACATGGTCCTGCTGGTGACGGACGGGCTGACGGAAGCGCGCGCTCCGCAAGCCGGCCTCCGCCCTCGCGCTCGGACGTTTTTAGGCGTCGAAGGAATCGCGCGTCTGGCCCGCCAGGCGCAGGACCCCAGGGCGCCGCTGGAGACGATCGGCCAATCGATCTTCGACGGCGCGCGCGCCTTCGCCGGTGGCGCGTTTCACGATGACGCCTGCCTGCTTTTGGCGCGGCGGGAAAATTAG
- a CDS encoding ZIP family metal transporter, which produces MTLILLRTTIATLMAFAGGALGVSLGKVAPHHMKALVYTAMAALLGVTLFDVLPDAKSLLNWPQFLIAGASGYALFWAVSKYVYHICPSCSISSFDQQTTERLGQNVVLLMIALGIHSMMDGAAVVVGDRISAHPDLALLVAVSVHKLPEGLALALLLLGAGYSRRSAMLWTIAIESSTEFGALIGVLSLRHASLFYMGLLFAHVGGSFIYLIVTTLGLFTTMRARRPRKTETPMAKDTQPRVR; this is translated from the coding sequence ATGACACTCATTTTACTACGGACAACCATTGCGACGCTGATGGCCTTCGCCGGCGGCGCGCTGGGCGTTTCCTTGGGCAAAGTCGCCCCGCATCACATGAAGGCGCTGGTCTACACGGCGATGGCCGCGCTGCTCGGAGTCACGCTGTTCGATGTATTGCCCGACGCCAAATCGCTTCTCAACTGGCCGCAGTTTCTCATCGCCGGGGCGAGCGGCTACGCGCTGTTCTGGGCGGTCAGCAAATACGTTTATCATATCTGCCCGTCGTGCTCCATCTCCAGCTTCGATCAGCAGACGACCGAGCGCCTGGGCCAAAACGTCGTCCTGCTGATGATCGCGCTGGGGATTCACAGCATGATGGACGGCGCCGCCGTCGTCGTCGGAGACCGGATCAGCGCGCATCCAGACCTCGCGCTGCTGGTCGCGGTGTCGGTGCACAAGCTGCCGGAAGGATTGGCCCTGGCGCTGCTCCTATTAGGAGCTGGATACTCCCGGCGATCGGCGATGCTCTGGACAATCGCCATTGAATCCAGCACCGAATTCGGCGCCCTCATCGGCGTGCTCAGCCTGCGCCACGCGTCCCTCTTCTATATGGGACTGCTGTTCGCGCATGTCGGCGGCAGCTTTATCTATCTGATCGTCACGACGCTGGGGCTTTTTACGACCATGCGCGCACGCCGGCCGAGAAAAACCGAGACGCCGATGGCGAAAGATACCCAGCCGCGCGTGCGGTGA
- a CDS encoding polysaccharide deacetylase family protein yields MTYFASRFLPALGCALLASLANVSPSRSEAKTSPQTPAMETNLTPNEAGQIPILEYHELVPRLKVTGYQYPSSLFRRDMEWLYDHNYRPVNLLDYVAGKIDCPAGMSPVILTFDDSLGGQFRYLPDGTIDPNSAVGILEDLHRRHDDWPLRGTFFVLTEGHGNLPPPFYQKSTAKKKMKYLVAEGFEIGNHTVSHQLGIRHWTDEHVQAEIGGAVIDIQKYLPGYNVQELALPFGVYPKNDHLVVSGETRGMPYHNACALLAGYRPAPSPMSKSFDPYHLERIIPGDRQFEVRYWLSWLQQNPAKRFISDGDPTTYTLPEASRPRINLTRLQAMGFIAHFSPGPKAVPAAHKQSHKRQHKK; encoded by the coding sequence ATGACCTATTTCGCTTCCCGCTTTTTGCCGGCGCTGGGCTGCGCCCTCCTGGCGTCGCTCGCCAATGTTTCGCCGAGCCGCTCCGAAGCAAAGACGTCGCCGCAGACGCCTGCGATGGAGACGAATCTTACGCCCAACGAGGCCGGGCAAATCCCTATTTTGGAGTACCACGAACTCGTGCCGCGGCTCAAGGTTACGGGGTATCAATACCCATCCTCGCTGTTTCGGCGCGACATGGAGTGGCTTTATGACCACAACTACCGGCCGGTGAACCTGCTGGACTATGTGGCCGGCAAGATCGACTGCCCCGCCGGAATGTCGCCGGTGATCCTGACGTTCGACGATTCGTTGGGCGGCCAGTTCCGATATCTTCCCGATGGAACGATCGATCCTAACAGCGCGGTCGGGATTTTGGAAGATCTCCATCGCCGTCACGACGACTGGCCGCTGCGCGGCACGTTCTTCGTACTGACGGAGGGACATGGGAATTTGCCGCCGCCCTTCTACCAGAAGTCGACGGCGAAGAAGAAGATGAAGTATCTCGTGGCGGAGGGGTTCGAGATCGGAAACCATACCGTCAGCCACCAGCTCGGGATTCGCCACTGGACGGATGAGCATGTGCAGGCGGAGATTGGCGGGGCCGTGATCGATATCCAAAAGTACCTGCCCGGGTACAACGTTCAGGAACTCGCGCTGCCGTTTGGGGTCTATCCCAAGAACGATCACCTGGTTGTCAGCGGCGAGACTCGCGGCATGCCGTACCATAACGCGTGCGCGCTGCTGGCCGGCTACCGCCCCGCGCCGTCGCCGATGAGCAAATCGTTCGACCCTTACCATCTGGAGCGGATCATTCCCGGCGACCGCCAATTCGAAGTGCGGTACTGGCTGAGCTGGCTCCAGCAGAATCCCGCCAAGCGCTTCATCAGCGACGGCGACCCTACGACTTACACGCTTCCCGAAGCCTCGCGGCCGCGAATCAATCTCACGCGCTTACAGGCGATGGGATTCATCGCCCACTTCTCTCCAGGGCCAAAGGCCGTCCCCGCCGCGCACAAGCAGTCACACAAGCGTCAGCACAAAAAGTAG
- a CDS encoding sugar porter family MFS transporter: MLIDQNRSQTNISAVQINSAYVWLISIVAALGGLLFGYDWVVIGGAKPFFESFFQIKSASASGWVNSCALLGCLIGAIVAGTMSDRLGRKRLLIASALLFTVTSIGNALANSFETFVTWRILGGVAIGLASSLSPLYISEVAPANVRGRLVAVNQLTVVVGILLAQFIDFYVVRNLPAGATDEFIRTSWYGQQGWRWMFALTAVPSVLFFVCMFFVPESPRWQMTKGILGPARETLSRIGGPAYADEIESDQAALSAQDQEKATFRDLLHPRMARVFMIGVTLAVFQQWCGINVIFNYAEDIFKAAGYDISSVLKNIAWTGSVNLIFTFVSMGLIDRGRRPLMLFGSAALAVIYGVMGFCYHAGVQGAPLLILVLAAIACYSASLAPVTWVVISEIFPNRIRGAAVSVAVGALWIASFILTFTFPLLNAKLGPSGTFWLYSVICAMGFAFIVRSLPETKGKTLEQLEKELAP; this comes from the coding sequence ATGCTCATCGACCAAAACAGGTCCCAAACGAATATCAGCGCCGTGCAGATCAATAGCGCCTATGTTTGGCTGATCTCCATCGTCGCCGCCCTCGGCGGGCTGCTCTTTGGTTACGACTGGGTCGTAATCGGCGGCGCGAAGCCGTTCTTTGAGAGCTTCTTTCAGATCAAGAGCGCGTCGGCGTCGGGGTGGGTCAACAGCTGCGCGCTGCTGGGGTGCCTGATCGGCGCCATTGTCGCGGGAACGATGAGCGATCGTCTGGGTCGAAAACGGCTGCTGATTGCGTCGGCGCTGCTGTTCACGGTGACGTCGATCGGCAATGCGCTGGCGAACAGTTTCGAGACGTTCGTCACGTGGCGGATTCTCGGCGGCGTCGCCATCGGCCTGGCCTCCAGCCTCTCGCCGCTTTATATCTCCGAGGTGGCGCCGGCGAATGTGCGCGGACGGCTCGTCGCCGTCAATCAGCTGACGGTGGTGGTGGGGATTTTGCTCGCGCAGTTTATCGACTTCTATGTCGTGCGCAACCTGCCGGCGGGAGCGACGGATGAGTTTATCCGCACCTCCTGGTATGGACAGCAGGGGTGGCGCTGGATGTTCGCGCTGACCGCCGTCCCGTCGGTGCTGTTCTTCGTCTGCATGTTCTTCGTGCCGGAAAGCCCGCGCTGGCAGATGACGAAGGGAATCCTTGGCCCGGCCCGCGAAACGCTGAGCCGTATCGGCGGTCCCGCCTACGCCGATGAGATCGAAAGCGATCAAGCGGCCTTGAGCGCGCAGGATCAGGAAAAGGCCACGTTCCGGGATCTGCTGCACCCGCGCATGGCGCGCGTCTTTATGATCGGCGTCACGCTCGCCGTGTTCCAGCAGTGGTGCGGCATCAACGTCATCTTCAATTACGCCGAGGATATCTTCAAGGCCGCCGGATACGATATCTCCTCGGTGCTGAAGAACATCGCGTGGACCGGCTCCGTGAACCTGATCTTTACCTTCGTCTCCATGGGGCTGATCGATCGGGGTCGCCGCCCGCTGATGCTGTTTGGGTCCGCCGCGCTGGCGGTGATCTACGGCGTCATGGGCTTCTGCTACCACGCCGGGGTGCAGGGCGCGCCGCTGCTGATCCTGGTGCTCGCCGCCATCGCCTGCTACAGCGCCTCGCTGGCGCCGGTCACCTGGGTCGTGATCTCCGAGATCTTCCCGAACCGGATTCGCGGCGCCGCCGTCTCCGTCGCGGTCGGGGCGCTCTGGATCGCGAGCTTCATTCTCACCTTCACGTTTCCGCTGCTGAACGCGAAGCTGGGACCGTCAGGCACCTTCTGGCTCTACAGCGTCATCTGCGCGATGGGCTTCGCCTTCATCGTACGCAGCCTTCCGGAGACGAAAGGCAAAACGCTCGAGCAATTGGAAAAAGAATTGGCGCCGTAG